The window tattttattaaccaTTATCTATGCCCTTTGACTACTGATAAGGACATTAGAGTCCTCCAACTATCTCGACaatgatattatattgtcGACGTTGGATAGAAATCCATGTGGCTTTGCTTTTAAAACTACCTAAAACTACCTAAAGTGTTGTGTGATTACTTCCTTGAACAAAGTACTACACCTTGAGTCTTCTCTTATTCATCCACTCCTATCGTCCACAAGAGCTTGCTCTTATCAAGGTCAGTTGCAAAGTCAGACAAAGGACGACCCTAAGCTTATTTTCGAGGAATATACTTGGTTTCAACCACCTGTCACACCTTTAATCTCCTGACCATGGATACTCCTTTACCAATGAACTTGCTAGGGTCATTACTTGCTTACCGctataaatactttttctcaaatatgaGAGGAGCATGACCTATAATATCCACTACTCTTGTTCAAAATTTCTGAGAATCTCATTTACGTAGCTATATTTAGACCATGACTCTAATACCAATTGAtaagaacaacaaaatattcacAATGATGATATTGGTAATTTTAGGCATAAATCATCACGACTTTGTTCTTGGAACAAATCCAAAAGACCTCACACCACTAAAGATAATTGTTCATGCCATGATCACTTTATTTTCTAACCAACATGAGATCTTGTTCGTACTCCCTAACATACTACCCCTTATATGATTGGATGATGGTTGAAGatcaaaagttaattttatataagtGTCTGATCTAGTGAAGGTACTTAGTATTATTCAAGATACCTTCAAGGTACTCCCTTAACATACTACCCCTCATTTACAATATATGACGCACAAATAGCTTTATTTGGTCCTCCTAAGCAATTGTTTCTGATTTAGTGACGGTACTTAGTTATATTCAAGTGTCTGCATTTTGATGGGTTTAAATTTGCAGTGTAGGGTTCATCCATTTTTGTAGCTTTTTGACCTTTTAGCCATAATGATTATTTAAGATCCTATATGTTGGGATTGGGAGCTTGATTGATTCATATCTTGTTCTAGTATTTGCAATATTATATCTTATCCTTTCCTTCGTGGGAACGTTAAATTAGAAATGAGGTGGTTTAATAGAATGATTCAAACCTACCGAAAGAAACatatatcaatatcaaattatcATTATCTAAAAGAAGGTAGTCTAGAATTCGTCATCATACATATACAATGGTAGTTTAGAGTTGACATCACATACTAAAATGATTGTAGTGGCGAGAGTAGTCTAGAATTGAAAGGTTCAAAGTAGAACTTTCCTGTAAATTTTAATCCTTAGATTTTCtaccataaatttaaatttataacatttatctatttgaattttaatacttttaagCACTAAGAAGAATCataatagtattttttttttaatttgacatTTCTCCATTGGAGTATAAACATACTTTTGTCTTTTGTTTCTCCTTTTCTGTCTTTTTTAGTGGGTGgtaacatttgaaattttggctGTGCTGACTTCGAATCAAAACCATcactataaaaatataaaaggtaaCGTATTAGGATATCAAAGTCCAtggtcttttttttattggccTTCAACAAGCAGaccaatttttccttttccttttggtGTGAGAAAGTTTGCTTCAATTTTTACcctcaattctttttaaaaggaaaggaaaaaagagagagagagagagagagttcgGTAGAGTTTAtcgaaggaaaataaataaatttggaatGGTTACTAAAACGACGTCGTTTCTTGGATACCATAACAATCCATTCGCTCCAAACATGGTCTTGTTTGGGCACGTAGGTCCCACATATATTCCCatgcaaaaaatatatatatttatatataataataataataataaacggAAGACTGTCGTACACCACAAAAGCCCCCATCtaacttcttttatttatgatcttaatttaaaaaaaaaaaaaaaaaatcccctttttatgttttaaaaataaaataattaagagaatATGGGATTTACATAATTCCATTCTCCAAACTTCATTAAACTGGGTCACCACTCTCTCGCCTCCCAGACATGTACACcaactttttctctttctctttacattttttccccaatttttaaaaatgtatttttcccataaaacaacaataacaaaaaaacaaacaaacaacaaatatcATTTGTACATGCTACAGTATTTGATACCATATATTAAAGTAAGCATGGTTGAATTGACCTAGAAGACATGAATTAGTAAGTAAAGAGATTCTTTGTGGTgtgaaaattcttttacaaatagtTGAATAttgtttctcaaatttttaaaatcctCAACCCttccatttgaaaatttaaataattatagcgTCTGAAATTCTTTTCTAGTAgagtaagaaaattttaaaaaagtaatactTACTCCATCCCAAAAtaaatctctttttcattactcacacaaaaagaattaaattatttgaaagaaaagagagaagaatttATGacatgatgatgatgaattatggttgaataatttgaaaggaagcataaaattgatatatttttggaGATgcatctaattatttttaattaataaactttaaaattatttaaaaagacaagaaagaaaaattatataaacaattaaGTTAAACTAAAGGTACATgtaagtattaaaaaaaagaagatgatgaaaacCACACtaatctctctcttctctgaATGAATTAGTAAGCAGCAAAGAGTGAGGGAGAGAGAATGTGAAAGTATCAAAAGAAGCTTATGGACTAAGAAACAACATCTCTTATGCCCTAAAAAAGCAATAGAGAACAAAAGGAAAGGAGGGAATGACAactactattttatttttctttttcttttatatattaattatataattatatataaatatatatatatatatatatatatatatatatatatatatatatatatatataataagttcACTCCTTTAATTTTGCTCCTCTTCTTCATTcctccttcttcctcttcaaccctctcttcttttttctcttgatGTGATTCTCCACTATTTATCTCTCCCCCAAAACCCATCAAACtttacaaaagagaaagataacccagaaaaaaaaagaaaaaaaccatgaATTTTTCCTCCATTCCTCCTTATCTTGATCCTTCCAACTGGCAACAGGTAATAAGGGtttcctccattttctttttctttttcttttggattaattttctttttcttcctttgcaACTAAagctaaagaaaaaaaaaaatggaacccCCCttgagaaaaagataaatattccCCTATTTTGCTTtctattgttgttgttgttgttttttttcttttgaatatacTTGAGatatttgatttcattccCCCTTATTCCAATAATTTTACTCATCTCAGCAAGTCACCCATCAGGTGGGAACCAGTAGTAGCACTGCACTTAGTTCTCAGCTTCTTCCTCCTCCACCGCCTCCTCCtccacctcctcctcctcctctgcCTCCTCATGGCGTCGGTGGTGCCGGTTCGATCCGCCCTGGTTCGATGGCCGAACGAGCTCGAATGGCTAATATTCCCATGCCTGAGGCTGCATTGAAATGCCCAAGATGTGAATCGACCAACACTAAGTTTTGTTACTTTAACAACTATAGCCTTACTCAGCCTCGCCACTTTTGCAAGACTTGTAGAAGGTAAAttcaaaagatataaaaaatattctttatatattattctctaaattttttacaGCTATATAGaagattattaattaagatgtaaaaatttaactttttttttttttttaaattcttaatttttattcctCTCATAAAAAGGGTTGGAACTTCACAAGGGCACTACTTATAGCTTGTTGTTAATTCAAAAAAGtatctataaaatattgaagatattatattttctctctaatcTGGGCTCCGCTCGAGAAGGTACTGGACCAGAGGCGGGGCCCTACGGAACGTACCGGTCGGGGGTGGGTGCCGGAGGAACAAAAGAAGCAAAGGGAGTAGTTCGAAGTCGCCACCGGTCAGCTCGGACCGACAACAAACCAGCGGTTCAGCCAATTCTTCATCAAGTGCAATAGCTTCCAACAACAGTGGAGGTCTTTCCCCACAGATCCCACCACTCGGCCGGTTCATGGCTCCTCTCCATCAACAGTTTAGTGACTTTGACATCGGAAGTTACAGCTACGGGGGTGGCCTTTCAGCTCCCGCCTCCGCTACCGGTGACCTGAGTTTCCAATTGGGCAACACTAATTTAGGTGGAGGAACAAGCATTGGATCTCTCTTGGGATTTGACCACCAACAATGGAGGCTCCAGCAACAACCTCCTCAATTTCCCTTCTTATCTAGTTTAGACCCTTTCGAAGGCGGTAATGGTGGTGGCGGAGAAGCACCTGGAACCGCGTGGCAAATGAGGCCAAAAGCACCATCAACAAGTTCAAGGAATAATTTAACCCAAATGGGGAATTCagtgaaaatggaagaaaccCCGGATCaagttaataataatgttggAAGACAATCTATTGGGATTAATGAACAATATTGGAGCAGTGGATCAATGGCATGGTCAGATCTTTCTGGTTTTagttcttcatcttcaacaaGAAACCCATTATAGAGAAATGTCGATCAAATTAGTTATTAACACTTTGGGATGAACAATGGGGGTTTCTTCATCATAcatcttcatttcttcatgTGTGTTATCATGATCATGTTTATCTAAAACCCTAGAAAAATAtggtagtttttctttttcatcttttgtttaatttaattagttttagtatttaggaTTGGAGTTGGGAATTATGAGAAGTGagaacattatttttatttaccaTATAGACTAATGGAGATCACTTTATGTGTTCCTTCcttgacatatatatatatctatatatatatatgatcataTCAGTTTCTCAAAATGCATGCCTTTTAATCTACATATAGAAATATGTATGTTTTGTGTTGGAAAATCAATGCAGCTCAAgccaatttataatataatatattatatgtttttttttttcttctcttatatTATAAAGTCCTCAAGTAACTCAAGCTTCCCCAATTGTTGCATAATAATGACATGTCTCAGTAACTTAAACACATGTGTCAAATTTTATTCCATACtcataatttacaaataatcgTCACTCCCCCATTAGATTTATCGTTAGAAATGATATATGaagtattattaattaattagtaatatAATGTTAAATCCAATTTGAGTATAAATcttatcaattaattattggtttaattaaatattaatgtattaattaaaatgtatgtttcttttataagCTCATGGTTCTAAAATGTGCCAAATTGGAAGTAAAAGCTACGaaagcttttatttttgtttaaaacattTCCCATAAAggctatatattatatagtcaTGGGAAAATGAAGTTATATTCTGCAAagtgattttttgttttctataaaaatttatcttcacTCTAGACAAAGGGGTTTTGTAGTAAAACAAAGggatgtctttttttttttttttttttccttcactttttatttcttttcatttttcttgaaaacaaaaagaagaagaataatgtTATATACCAATGCAGTTTTGACTCTGAAGAAGGTGCCTATTAATCTTTTTCGATATCGAAAAAAGTCGAGATGTGAATTGGAAAGACGTTTTCGAATTGaatacccaaaaaaaaaggaaaaaaaaaataaacttcccAAAAAGAGATGAATGAACTAAACTTGATTTATGCTTTTAGTTTATCCCTCAAAATTAACCAAAGGCATTGAGTTATTTACTCACTTGGACTTGAGTAAATACAAAGGTTAAAAAGTACGAAAAACAGTGTGTTTTGGTCATTGGGTTAGTACTTCCTATTACAACAACCAAAATTAGAGAGCATAAAATTAGGTTTCCATAGGGTTGTTTGTTGCTTTGTTTTGATGATTAcgtcaaattttgaaatcaacaaattttgagacaaagatgtgaaaaattaattagccaaatttgttgcttgaaaattttggtgtaTAAAATCTGGAAGATGATTGGTTTATGGTGTTGACAAGTCTTAATTTGCATCAGTTTGTTAGTTATTACTTGGATTATATTGAGGATTAATCATCAATTaaagaaatctaaaaatatatttataatgtagtttttgtttggattcatatagtttttaataataagaagaatatatataggCTATAGCTAAACTACTACCCTAGCAAGCCTAAAAAGGGCAGGGTTTCAAAACTTAGCTTAATTAtgaatcaataattaattgaacTCTACATTTGGAACATTATccataattttacaaaaaaatcaaaatcgaTCGAACCAAcgaaaaaatcaatataatcGATTGAACGAGTTGTAAAGAATTGACATGGTtcacaatatttatatatttttaattaggttTGATCGGTTCAAGTAAGATATTGATCAATTTAGCTTTGTAAGAATAATGTTGGATCgttttaatatgaaatctTTAACATGGCTTTCTAAAAACACAACTCTATGTTATATTCCTCCTCTATAGATACTCGGTTTGGTTTTCGAGAACGTAGATATTGACCCAAAAAGGAAAGACGAAAGAACAGGCCTACCCACTTACAGTCCCCTCATGATCAATTATGATTATTCCTTGTGTATGTGTGAGGGAagttataagaaaattttggaaaccCCAAATGTTTGaatgagagaaaagagagacgAAAAAGgggtattatatatatatatatacacatgtgtgtgtgtgaggaaaacaaaatccaacacatataacaaaaaagcCAAAGATTTTGCCAAAATCAGTGGTTAACTTCAAAAAAACCATTCAAACTGATTTTGGGGTTTGGTGCATTTATGAAGTCTTTGTTCTAACTTCTCAGTCAGAAATAATCAGAGAgagacagagagagagaggaagatcgagagattcaaattaataatattaaaaaattataaatgtgaTATTACACACTTCGATATgtgtgtctatatatatacacacatatgatattaattaattaaggtaGTCATTGTTCCAATAATTTAGTCTATGCAACAATTCCAATGAGATGGTTTGTGCATCAATTCAATTGGTTTATAGTACAAACCAAATGATTATGAAGTCAAAAATTTTAGCACATTTTTTCAAGTAcacactttctttttaaataaccaAACTTCGACTTCGTCCAAATAGTTGTTCTTACcatcttaatatatatatatatatatatatatatatatattatttaatttaactttatctttatactaaaaagaatgtatcataaatattttagtttggaaaCTTATGTCAATTTAAATAgtattgattaaaattaattgaagactacaaaatagtatttactatGTTTATTTATGGTTATTAGTTGGATCTTTTGATCTTGTTGAAGACCTTTTTAGTTGAATTTTGGTCGGAACACAATATACTATAAGTTTTAGCTTAACTTTATAGCAAGTTTCCAGTTACATTATTTATatcttcaatttcatttcatttcaagtattggattttatttcttcaatttcatttcatttcaagtattggattttattttttataatgtatttgtatgtaataattattaattaattgtgaaGATATTCATACAAGGTCTCattctcaaaatatatatatatatatggttgatCCACCATTTTTCTATACCTTTATCGAACTtgaaaaaacacaaaaggtggtgaatacattatattatatttcttttgtattaattaattattttacacaccaaaacaagaaacaaacgAGAAAAGTGATTGTTTTAGTACCCAAAATATAgaacaaaggaaaaattagGTCGTCCCAAAAAaaccttaaaagaaagaaaagtaatattttgGAAGTCAAGtgataggaaaagaaaatatcattatttattcaattacAAATGTTTAATCTTAGTACTGTTAGAGAGTTATTTAGTGTGAAGTCCACGTTGTAAAAAGTTACATAATTGAAGTTTTGAGTAGATGTTAAAGATTgaacaaaacatatattaaactTAATCTCTACCACAACTTTTTTTATCAccttgtaattgtttttattaacaaaagaaaaagaaactaccAATTTTTACCCGAAATTCTACACAAATGGATTTCAAAGcaataaacttaaaatgaCTTAATCCATTAcacaaatttaagataatataaattttctaaaatttatttttattcatgttgtaaatttaaaagataaagaagaaagaaagaaagaaagaaaaagaataaatatttaaaccgaaagaaaaagaaaaaaaaatggtatttatGTGTTGTGTTGTGACGCATGAGAAGGCGACAAAGCTCTGTTTTGTCAGCATTGTTCTGCGTcccaactttttttaatttctctttaaaatgatttttttagttttaatttaattttcccGCAATGTTTGAATTGGACGAACTTTTCTACTTCATCTCTTTCTACTCTACACTACACTACACTACTCATCGTTTCGTACACAATGAATGCCATCTCCCTAAAGAATTCCTCTATTATATTCTACAAATCTCCCTTTACTTGCACAGACCATCCCCCAACATAttacttcttctttcttcttcttcttcttcttcatcatcatcatcatattatatacatatagagagaaagagagatttgTTATTTGCTGAATGTGTCCTTCCAAGTAAACAGTActgtttttcttcatttttgtgcATTACTTAAAAAGGGTAGTAGTCAAAAGTTAGTTCCCATTGAGTTTAAAGCTGATTCTAAgctgcttttctttctttatttccttctcttttttttgggttaaatgtactttctttttattgtttccatttcttttttggtatacatatataaaaaaatacggTTCATTACTCATATTCGGGTTATGTGCATATAAgttcttcatattttcaaacttaagaTCCCTTAACTTTGCTTTTAATAGCACTTTTGGTGGTCATTCTATCAAGTTTGTTGTTCGTCtataataaaaagttgatttgatgtttgttttcattaaaaaaaaatatttttcttcattttctctttctttttatttaaaactagtTGAGAATgggatgaaatgaaaatggtatCATTAAACTCAAATCTCGTAAAATAAAGAGTTgcatttgaaaaattatagataAGTAAACCGTCGaagattaaaaatgtaatatctTTTTATGTAAACTTATTCTCGAGAAAATGTGTTGactagaaaatatttgaattgtttggattagtttatataatataaaagaaagtttaatCATG of the Cucumis sativus cultivar 9930 chromosome 3, Cucumber_9930_V3, whole genome shotgun sequence genome contains:
- the LOC101207082 gene encoding dof zinc finger protein DOF5.1 isoform X2; translated protein: MNFSSIPPYLDPSNWQQVGTSSSTALSSQLLPPPPPPPPPPPPPLPPHGVGGAGSIRPGSMAERARMANIPMPEAALKCPRCESTNTKFCYFNNYSLTQPRHFCKTCRRYWTRGGALRNVPVGGGCRRNKRSKGSSSKSPPVSSDRQQTSGSANSSSSAIASNNSGGLSPQIPPLGRFMAPLHQQFSDFDIGSYSYGGGLSAPASATGDLSFQLGNTNLGGGTSIGSLLGFDHQQWRLQQQPPQFPFLSSLDPFEGGNGGGGEAPGTAWQMRPKAPSTSSRNNLTQMGNSVKMEETPDQVNNNVGRQSIGINEQYWSSGSMAWSDLSGFSSSSSTRNPL
- the LOC101207082 gene encoding dof zinc finger protein DOF5.1 isoform X1, which codes for MNFSSIPPYLDPSNWQQQVTHQVGTSSSTALSSQLLPPPPPPPPPPPPPLPPHGVGGAGSIRPGSMAERARMANIPMPEAALKCPRCESTNTKFCYFNNYSLTQPRHFCKTCRRYWTRGGALRNVPVGGGCRRNKRSKGSSSKSPPVSSDRQQTSGSANSSSSAIASNNSGGLSPQIPPLGRFMAPLHQQFSDFDIGSYSYGGGLSAPASATGDLSFQLGNTNLGGGTSIGSLLGFDHQQWRLQQQPPQFPFLSSLDPFEGGNGGGGEAPGTAWQMRPKAPSTSSRNNLTQMGNSVKMEETPDQVNNNVGRQSIGINEQYWSSGSMAWSDLSGFSSSSSTRNPL